From a region of the Basfia succiniciproducens genome:
- the fdnG gene encoding formate dehydrogenase-N subunit alpha yields MQVTRRKFFKICAGGMAGTSVAALGLMPTAALAAPREYKLLRAKETRQSCTYCAVGCGMLMYSIGDGAMNSRGKLTHVEGDPDHPVSRGALCPKGAGVLDFVNSPNRIQYPEYRAPGSYKWERISWHDAIHKIAKLLKDDRDANWESANEEGTPVNRWLTTGFLTASAASNETALISQKWARAFGLLVLDNQASTUHGPTVASLAPSFGRGAMTNHWVDIKNANVVVVMGGNAAEAHPVGFRWAIEAKKQNGAKLMVVDPRFNRTAAVADFYSPIRSGTDITLLSGVIKYLLDNNAIQHEYVKHYTNASFLINEGYGFEEGLFTGYDEAERSYDKSTWSYQLDENGQPKRDLTMQDPRCVINLLKKHVERYTPEMVERVCGTKQKAFLEFAETIASTAVPNRTMTILYALGWTHHSVGAQNIRTMAIIQLLLGNIGMAGGGINALRGHSNVQGTTDMGLFPSMLPGYIPLPTETDTSLESFLNRITPKTAAEGQTNYWQNTPKFVVSMLKTFYGENATKDNEWGFHNLPKQYKKKMDHLQYIDLMDQGKITGYLCQGYNPLASYPDKNKISSALRKLKFLVVMDPLKTDTSEFWQNHGEYNDVNPAEIQTEVFRLPTVCFAEEDGSIANSGRWLQWHYKAAEPPKEAKPDVDILSEIREVMLEMYEKEGGPSIDTIKAMTWNYQNPLEPKAHEIAKESNGYALEDLYDANGNLIAKKGELLSSFAQLRDDGTTSAANWIYSGQWTPKGNQMDNRDNSDPSGLGNTLGWAFAWPANRRVLYNRASADLAGKPWDPKRPLIKWNGKNWNYIDIADFGTAPPNSNVMPFIMNNEGISRLFALDKMVDGPFPEHYEPIESPIGTNPLHPNVISNPVARILDNDKASFGNASEFPYVGTTYRLTEHFHWWTKNADLNMIAQPQPFVEISEDLANEKGIAQGDVVKVTSKRGYIKAKAVVTKRIKSLDVDGKKVHTIGIPLHGGFIADGRKSFLPNALTGRVGDANTQTPEFKTFLVNIEKTTEAL; encoded by the coding sequence ATGCAGGTCACAAGAAGAAAGTTCTTTAAGATCTGTGCAGGTGGGATGGCGGGTACATCTGTTGCCGCATTAGGTTTAATGCCTACTGCCGCATTAGCTGCACCACGCGAATACAAACTTTTACGAGCGAAAGAAACTCGTCAATCCTGCACATATTGCGCTGTGGGTTGCGGTATGCTGATGTATAGCATCGGTGACGGCGCAATGAATTCCCGTGGAAAATTAACTCACGTCGAAGGCGATCCGGATCACCCGGTCAGCCGCGGAGCGTTATGCCCTAAAGGCGCGGGAGTTTTAGATTTCGTAAACAGTCCGAACCGTATCCAATATCCTGAATATCGTGCGCCGGGTTCCTATAAGTGGGAACGCATTTCCTGGCACGACGCCATTCATAAAATCGCCAAGTTATTGAAAGATGACCGCGATGCCAACTGGGAGTCCGCCAATGAAGAAGGAACGCCGGTTAATCGTTGGTTAACAACCGGTTTCTTAACGGCGTCCGCGGCAAGTAACGAAACCGCGTTAATCTCCCAAAAATGGGCGCGGGCATTCGGTTTACTTGTTCTTGACAACCAAGCGAGTACCTGACACGGACCGACGGTAGCAAGTCTTGCTCCATCATTTGGTCGCGGTGCCATGACCAACCACTGGGTTGATATCAAAAATGCCAACGTTGTCGTCGTTATGGGCGGTAATGCGGCTGAAGCGCATCCTGTCGGCTTCCGCTGGGCTATTGAAGCGAAAAAGCAAAACGGTGCCAAGTTAATGGTGGTTGATCCACGTTTTAACCGTACTGCGGCAGTCGCTGATTTCTATTCTCCGATTCGTTCGGGCACGGACATTACGCTTTTATCAGGCGTAATCAAATACCTGCTCGATAACAACGCTATTCAACACGAATATGTTAAACACTATACCAACGCAAGCTTCCTGATTAATGAAGGTTACGGTTTTGAAGAAGGTTTATTCACCGGTTACGATGAAGCCGAACGTAGCTACGATAAATCTACTTGGTCGTATCAATTGGATGAAAACGGCCAGCCGAAACGCGATTTAACCATGCAGGATCCTCGTTGCGTCATTAATTTGCTGAAAAAACACGTTGAACGTTATACGCCGGAAATGGTTGAGCGGGTTTGTGGTACCAAACAAAAAGCATTTTTGGAATTTGCCGAAACCATCGCTTCGACGGCGGTACCGAACCGTACCATGACTATTTTATATGCCCTAGGCTGGACTCATCACAGCGTAGGTGCGCAAAATATCCGTACCATGGCGATTATCCAGTTACTTTTAGGTAACATCGGTATGGCGGGCGGCGGTATCAATGCATTACGTGGCCATTCCAATGTTCAGGGTACGACTGATATGGGTCTGTTCCCGTCTATGTTGCCGGGTTATATTCCATTACCAACAGAAACCGATACCTCATTAGAGAGCTTCTTAAACCGTATTACGCCGAAAACAGCGGCCGAAGGTCAGACTAACTACTGGCAAAATACGCCGAAATTTGTGGTGAGTATGTTAAAAACCTTCTACGGTGAAAATGCGACCAAAGACAATGAATGGGGTTTCCATAATCTTCCGAAACAATACAAGAAGAAAATGGATCACCTGCAATACATTGATTTAATGGATCAAGGTAAAATTACCGGTTACCTCTGTCAGGGTTATAACCCGTTAGCCTCTTATCCGGATAAAAATAAAATTTCGTCCGCATTACGCAAATTGAAATTCCTGGTTGTGATGGATCCGTTAAAAACCGATACTTCCGAATTCTGGCAAAATCACGGCGAATACAATGATGTTAATCCTGCTGAGATTCAAACCGAAGTATTCCGTTTGCCTACGGTTTGTTTCGCGGAAGAAGACGGTTCTATCGCCAACTCCGGTCGTTGGTTGCAATGGCATTATAAAGCAGCCGAACCACCGAAAGAAGCGAAACCGGATGTGGATATTCTTTCCGAAATCCGTGAAGTGATGCTTGAAATGTATGAAAAAGAGGGCGGTCCTTCTATTGATACAATTAAAGCTATGACATGGAACTACCAAAATCCGTTGGAACCAAAAGCTCATGAAATTGCTAAAGAAAGCAATGGTTACGCATTGGAAGATCTTTATGATGCAAACGGTAATTTAATTGCGAAAAAAGGCGAATTGCTTTCAAGCTTTGCTCAATTACGCGATGACGGCACCACTTCCGCCGCAAACTGGATTTACAGCGGTCAATGGACACCGAAAGGCAACCAAATGGATAACCGCGATAACAGCGATCCGTCCGGATTGGGTAATACCTTGGGTTGGGCGTTTGCATGGCCGGCGAATCGCCGTGTTCTTTACAACCGCGCTTCCGCGGATTTAGCCGGTAAACCATGGGATCCGAAACGTCCGTTAATCAAATGGAACGGCAAAAACTGGAACTATATTGATATAGCCGACTTTGGCACGGCACCGCCAAACAGCAATGTGATGCCGTTTATCATGAATAACGAAGGAATAAGCCGTTTATTCGCATTGGATAAAATGGTCGACGGTCCGTTCCCTGAACACTACGAACCTATCGAAAGTCCAATCGGTACTAACCCGCTGCATCCGAATGTAATTTCAAACCCGGTTGCGCGTATTTTGGATAATGATAAGGCAAGTTTTGGTAACGCAAGCGAATTCCCTTATGTGGGTACAACTTATCGCTTAACGGAACATTTCCACTGGTGGACTAAAAACGCCGATCTCAACATGATTGCTCAACCGCAGCCATTTGTTGAAATCAGTGAAGACCTCGCCAATGAAAAAGGTATCGCTCAAGGTGATGTAGTTAAAGTGACATCAAAACGCGGTTACATTAAAGCTAAAGCTGTTGTGACTAAACGGATTAAATCCCTTGATGTTGACGGTAAAAAGGTTCATACCATAGGTATTCCGCTCCATGGCGGTTTTATTGCCGATGGGCGTAAATCTTTCTTACCGAACGCATTAACGGGGCGCGTAGGTGACGCAAATACGCAGACCCCTGAGTTTAAAACGTTCTTAGTTAACATCGAAAAAACCACGGAGGCCCTGTAA
- the fdxH gene encoding formate dehydrogenase subunit beta, which yields MSAVQEQNIIKRSATSGVTPPPQVRKDVVEVAKLIDVTICIGCKACQVACSEWNDIRAPQEQCVGVYDNPRDMNAQQWTVMKFSEVEENDRLEWLIRKDGCMHCAEPGCLKACPAPGAIIQYANGIVDFQSEKCIGCGYCIAGCPFNVPKMSNEDNRVYKCTLCVDRVNVGQEPACVKTCPTGAIHFGSKEEMLHYAETRVADLKSRGYDNAGIYNPEGVGGTHVMYVLHHADRPELYAGLPKDPEIDVTVKLWKDILKPVAAVAMGGLALAEIAHYVGVGPNNEEDVEDHSAHFEREDAEEEQSHHNKGGK from the coding sequence ATGTCCGCAGTACAAGAACAAAACATTATCAAGCGCTCCGCCACTTCCGGCGTCACGCCGCCGCCGCAAGTCCGCAAAGACGTGGTGGAAGTCGCTAAACTTATCGATGTCACCATCTGTATCGGTTGTAAAGCCTGTCAGGTCGCTTGTTCCGAATGGAACGATATCCGCGCTCCGCAGGAACAATGCGTTGGGGTTTACGATAATCCCCGCGACATGAACGCCCAACAATGGACGGTAATGAAGTTCAGCGAAGTGGAGGAAAACGACCGGCTGGAATGGCTGATCCGCAAAGACGGCTGTATGCACTGCGCCGAACCGGGCTGCTTAAAAGCCTGTCCGGCACCGGGTGCCATTATCCAATACGCCAACGGGATTGTGGATTTCCAATCGGAAAAATGTATCGGTTGCGGTTATTGTATCGCCGGCTGTCCGTTTAATGTGCCGAAAATGAGCAATGAAGACAACCGCGTATACAAATGTACCCTCTGTGTGGATCGCGTCAATGTGGGTCAAGAACCCGCCTGCGTGAAAACCTGCCCGACCGGCGCCATTCATTTCGGCTCCAAAGAGGAAATGCTGCACTATGCGGAAACCCGAGTGGCGGATTTGAAATCCCGCGGCTATGACAATGCCGGCATCTATAATCCCGAAGGCGTAGGCGGTACTCATGTGATGTACGTGCTGCACCACGCGGACAGACCGGAGCTCTATGCCGGCTTACCGAAAGATCCGGAAATCGACGTTACCGTCAAACTTTGGAAAGACATCTTAAAACCGGTGGCGGCAGTCGCGATGGGCGGCCTGGCATTAGCCGAAATCGCCCATTATGTAGGGGTCGGCCCGAACAATGAAGAAGATGTGGAAGATCACAGCGCCCACTTCGAACGGGAAGATGCGGAAGAAGAACAATCACATCATAACAAAGGTGGCAAATAA